In the genome of Magnolia sinica isolate HGM2019 chromosome 2, MsV1, whole genome shotgun sequence, one region contains:
- the LOC131229306 gene encoding respiratory burst oxidase homolog protein E-like isoform X2, with protein sequence MQRENNRRGSTRGEDFSSLLPYAAMASAFTNKLLKSKEQAEEYPFFIMEELNPKNFGYITDMPQQLKVRLLEEVGEHDRERILSGATT encoded by the exons ATGCAGAGGGAAAATAACAGGAGAGGAAGTACAAGAGgtgaggatttttcttctcttcttccataTGCAGCCATGGCGAGTGCTTTTACGAACAAGCTAttgaagtcgaaagaacaagcagAAGAATACCCCTTTTTTATCATGGAAGAACTCAACCCTAAAAATTTCGGCTACATCACG gacatgcctcaacaattgaaagtgAGGCTTCTAGAGGAAGTGGGAGAGCATGATAGAGAACGGATATTGTCT GGTGCAACAACATAA
- the LOC131229306 gene encoding respiratory burst oxidase homolog protein E-like isoform X1 translates to MQRENNRRGSTRGEDFSSLLPYAAMASAFTNKLLKSKEQAEEYPFFIMEELNPKNFGYITDMPQQLKVRLLEEVGEHDRERILSVSTIFSCLGLCHEFLRVQQHKG, encoded by the exons ATGCAGAGGGAAAATAACAGGAGAGGAAGTACAAGAGgtgaggatttttcttctcttcttccataTGCAGCCATGGCGAGTGCTTTTACGAACAAGCTAttgaagtcgaaagaacaagcagAAGAATACCCCTTTTTTATCATGGAAGAACTCAACCCTAAAAATTTCGGCTACATCACG gacatgcctcaacaattgaaagtgAGGCTTCTAGAGGAAGTGGGAGAGCATGATAGAGAACGGATATTGTCTGTAAGCACGATATTTTCATGCCTTGGATTGTGTCATGAGTTTCTTAG GGTGCAACAACATAAAGGATGA